From the Flavimarina sp. Hel_I_48 genome, one window contains:
- a CDS encoding gluconokinase, with protein sequence MSRIILVCGVSGSGKTTIGKLVAERTGIPFYDADAFHPESNIKKMAAGHPLNDADRQPWLEAMAEAMSKWENDSGAVLGCSALKEKYRQTLEKGAGKKIIWIMLEGDFELIKDRMSNRKNHFFDADMLQSQYDAYERPDYGYFFDVKYTPEEIVDSIVKVLKDNNELE encoded by the coding sequence ATGAGCAGAATAATATTAGTTTGTGGAGTTTCTGGCTCCGGCAAGACCACGATAGGCAAGCTTGTTGCGGAGCGAACGGGAATTCCTTTTTATGATGCAGACGCTTTTCATCCAGAGTCAAATATCAAGAAAATGGCAGCTGGTCATCCGCTCAACGATGCTGATAGGCAGCCCTGGCTAGAAGCTATGGCAGAAGCTATGTCAAAATGGGAAAACGATAGCGGGGCCGTACTGGGCTGCTCTGCGCTTAAGGAAAAATACAGACAAACCCTTGAAAAAGGCGCTGGCAAGAAAATAATTTGGATTATGCTGGAAGGCGATTTTGAGCTTATAAAAGATCGCATGAGCAATCGTAAAAATCATTTTTTTGATGCAGATATGCTACAATCTCAATATGACGCTTATGAACGTCCAGACTATGGCTATTTCTTTGATGTAAAATACACTCCGGAAGAAATTGTAGATTCTATAGTGAAAGTCCTAAAAGACAATAACGAACTGGAGTAA